From a region of the Campylobacter sp. genome:
- a CDS encoding HlyD family efflux transporter periplasmic adaptor subunit, whose protein sequence is MKRLLIFVIFALAALAAAIYFNLDRREEVTHKAYGIIDIRQSSLSFERSGRISALYRDEGDFVQAGDVLAALDTADLSFQRQVQIARCDGLKFSLQKLQSGFRSEEIEMAAANVSALQNALQLATLTNERLKSLGKTNSASKQQIDEAFYSMKRTQAQLQSAQANLRQLQSGYRSEDVGAARANLTSCEENLKYLNYQIETQSVLKAPFSGQIRARLKELGDISIPSVGVFELSEVKNKRAKFYLSENQLRFLRAGQSVRIIAADGSSASAKVAYVSQTAMYTPRTVQTEELRADLVWEARADFSDDDGSFRLGQPISVDF, encoded by the coding sequence ATGAAAAGGCTTCTAATTTTCGTCATTTTTGCGCTGGCCGCTCTCGCCGCGGCGATCTACTTCAATCTCGATAGGCGCGAAGAGGTCACGCACAAGGCCTACGGCATCATCGATATCAGGCAGAGCTCGCTTAGCTTCGAGCGCAGCGGCCGCATTAGCGCGCTTTATCGCGACGAGGGCGATTTCGTGCAGGCTGGCGACGTCTTGGCGGCTCTGGATACGGCGGATCTGAGTTTTCAAAGACAGGTTCAGATCGCGAGATGCGACGGGCTTAAATTTAGCTTGCAAAAGCTGCAAAGCGGCTTTCGTAGCGAGGAGATCGAGATGGCGGCGGCGAACGTAAGCGCGCTGCAAAACGCCCTACAGCTCGCTACTTTGACGAACGAGCGCCTAAAAAGCCTAGGTAAAACCAACTCCGCATCCAAGCAGCAGATCGACGAGGCGTTTTATTCTATGAAGCGCACGCAAGCCCAGCTGCAAAGCGCGCAGGCTAATCTGCGCCAGCTTCAAAGCGGCTACCGCAGCGAGGATGTCGGCGCCGCCCGCGCAAATTTGACAAGCTGCGAGGAAAATTTGAAATATCTGAACTACCAAATCGAGACGCAAAGCGTGCTAAAAGCGCCATTTAGCGGGCAGATCAGAGCGCGCCTTAAAGAGCTCGGCGACATCAGCATACCCAGCGTGGGCGTTTTTGAGCTTAGCGAAGTAAAAAACAAGCGCGCGAAATTTTATCTAAGCGAAAATCAGCTCCGCTTCCTGCGTGCCGGGCAGAGCGTGCGGATCATCGCGGCGGACGGCTCTAGCGCGAGTGCAAAGGTCGCCTACGTGAGCCAAACCGCGATGTACACGCCACGCACGGTGCAGACCGAGGAGCTGCGCGCCGATCTCGTGTGGGAGGCGCGCGCCGATTTCAGCGACGATGACGGTAGCTTTCGCTTAGGGCAGCCGATCAGCGTGGATTTTTAA
- a CDS encoding ATP-binding cassette domain-containing protein, whose amino-acid sequence MDLLNIVNLKKFYLREDRSKNVVFENFDLRIGDAPRLISLTGPDGAGKSTLLKLICGIIAPDCGEIKFAGFTPSGENKEFVRANGYMSQSLGLYEELSVWQNLNIFAGLKGLELKSGAEYLRGLLRRVGLLSFKDYAVDSLSGGMKQKLGVACAIAARPRLLVLDEPTVGVDPLSRRELWAIVREYLDQSGAKCIFSTAYFDEAADADLTLILLGGKIIAQSPAAKITAALRDRTFRICSEDYQSLARCLMFKTQRFLKNSPLIDICPRDGSVDLLSDEPISLRDLQEFLNASLSDDSENTERENVGDKGTDPENGRGENFKISNESEGAKFSKSGDAKFNENENAKFKLSPREASLEDAYIFLNKAEIGAANFSYEKKSFDAAQTIIKVRDVSKKFGSFTAVENTSFEVKKGEIFGLLGPNGAGKTTTFRMICALLEMSGGEISVMGEDLRYAKSAIRSRIGYVSQKFSLYKKLSCYQNLEYFGRSYGIGGMALKRRIEELLSEFGLQRLRNETWQNLPFGAGRNLSMACALIHRPEILFLDEATSGADPLSRRLFWNRINALARTGVSVVVTTHFMEEAEYCDRFLIQDRGKILALGSPDEVCVQDGRRLSVQQAFINEVQKFRSEAGDESF is encoded by the coding sequence TTGGATCTACTAAATATCGTAAATTTAAAGAAATTTTATCTGCGAGAGGATCGCAGCAAAAACGTCGTTTTTGAAAATTTTGATTTGAGAATCGGCGACGCGCCGCGGCTCATCAGCCTCACGGGCCCCGACGGCGCGGGCAAATCCACGCTTTTAAAGCTCATCTGCGGCATCATCGCGCCCGATTGCGGCGAGATAAAATTCGCAGGTTTCACCCCTAGCGGCGAAAATAAAGAATTCGTCCGCGCAAACGGCTATATGTCGCAGAGCCTGGGGCTTTACGAGGAGCTTAGCGTCTGGCAAAATTTAAATATCTTCGCAGGCCTAAAAGGGCTTGAACTAAAAAGCGGCGCGGAGTATCTGCGCGGGCTTTTGCGTCGCGTGGGGCTTTTGAGCTTTAAAGATTACGCCGTGGATTCGCTCTCCGGCGGAATGAAACAAAAGCTTGGCGTTGCGTGCGCTATCGCAGCTCGTCCGCGGCTTTTGGTGCTCGATGAGCCTACCGTCGGCGTCGATCCGCTCTCACGCAGGGAGTTGTGGGCGATCGTGCGTGAGTATCTGGATCAAAGCGGCGCAAAATGCATATTTTCGACGGCGTATTTCGACGAGGCGGCGGATGCCGATCTGACGCTGATCTTACTCGGCGGCAAGATCATAGCGCAGAGCCCTGCCGCAAAGATCACCGCGGCGCTGCGGGACCGCACCTTTCGCATATGCAGCGAGGATTATCAGAGCCTGGCGCGCTGCTTGATGTTTAAGACGCAAAGATTTTTAAAAAACTCCCCGCTCATCGACATCTGCCCCAGAGACGGCAGCGTCGATCTGCTAAGCGATGAGCCGATAAGCCTGCGCGATCTGCAGGAGTTTTTAAACGCCAGCCTAAGCGATGATAGTGAAAATACAGAGCGCGAAAATGTGGGCGACAAAGGCACGGATCCCGAAAACGGGCGCGGCGAAAATTTTAAAATTTCAAACGAAAGCGAGGGCGCTAAATTTAGTAAAAGCGGAGATGCCAAATTTAACGAAAACGAAAACGCTAAATTTAAACTGAGCCCACGAGAGGCGAGCCTAGAGGATGCGTATATTTTTTTAAACAAAGCAGAGATCGGCGCGGCAAACTTCAGCTACGAAAAAAAGAGCTTCGATGCGGCTCAAACCATCATCAAAGTGCGCGACGTGAGTAAAAAATTCGGCTCATTCACCGCCGTAGAAAATACGAGTTTCGAGGTCAAAAAGGGCGAGATTTTCGGTCTTCTGGGTCCAAACGGCGCGGGCAAGACGACGACCTTTCGCATGATTTGCGCGCTTTTGGAGATGAGCGGGGGCGAGATCTCGGTCATGGGCGAGGATCTGCGCTACGCCAAATCGGCGATCAGATCGCGCATAGGCTACGTTTCGCAGAAATTTTCGCTTTACAAAAAGCTAAGCTGCTATCAAAATTTAGAATATTTCGGCCGCAGCTACGGCATCGGCGGCATGGCGCTGAAGCGGCGCATAGAGGAGCTTTTGAGCGAGTTTGGCTTGCAGCGGCTGCGAAATGAGACGTGGCAGAACCTGCCGTTCGGCGCGGGGCGCAACCTTTCGATGGCGTGCGCGCTCATCCATCGCCCCGAGATTTTGTTTCTCGACGAGGCCACCAGCGGTGCCGATCCGCTCTCGCGCAGGCTCTTTTGGAACCGCATAAATGCGCTGGCGCGCACCGGCGTGAGCGTGGTCGTGACGACGCATTTTATGGAGGAGGCGGAGTATTGCGATCGGTTTTTGATCCAAGATCGCGGCAAAATCCTAGCGCTGGGCAGCCCCGACGAGGTCTGCGTGCAGGACGGGCGGCGGCTTAGCGTGCAGCAGGCCTTCATAAACGAGGTGCAAAAATTTAGAAGCGAGGCGGGCGATGAGAGCTTTTGA